The window TACTTGTCTAGCATGTACTATTTCTTTAGTTCTAATTTTTGCAGATAATCCTTCATACTCAATATTGTAGTATTCAGCAACAGATTTCTTAATTTTAGAAATAGAAATAGGTTTTTTAGTATTGTTTTTTACAATGTCTTTAATAACATCTTTTGCTAAATTAATAGTTATTTCTTGATTAATTAAAGAAGAGTAAGCAATTATTTTTATTAACGCACCTTCTAATTCTCTAATATTGCCAGGAATTTGAGAGGCAATATAATAAATAACATCCTGAGGGATGTTTTGAAACTCAGGTTCTAGTTTTTTGTATAAAATAGCCATTCTTGTTTCAAGGTCAGGCGCTTGAATATCTGCGGATAAACCCCACTCAAAACGTGATTTAAGCCGATCCTGGATAGAAGGAATGTCTTTTGGTAATCTATCAGAAGTTATAACAATTTGTTTGTTAAATTGATATAAATAATTAAAAGTATGAAAAAATTCTTCTTCTGTTTTTTCTTTACCAGCAATAAAAGGTATATCATCGATAAGCAAAACATCTACTTTTCTATATTTTTCTCTAAATTCATTAATTTTATTGTTTTGAAGCGAACTTATAAGATGGTTGGTAAATTCTTCCGCTGTGATGTATATAACTTTTAGATAAGGATGCTGATCTTGAACCTTATGACCAATAGCATGCATTAAATGGGTTTTACCCAGACCAACGCCACCATAAATA of the Candidatus Margulisiibacteriota bacterium genome contains:
- the dnaA gene encoding chromosomal replication initiator protein DnaA; amino-acid sequence: MSYPQVNNTAISIIDVWEHVDEYLQEKLGKISYATFQKAVKPISFLNNSLILGVPNAFMKKWVYEKCDYHIKRSVKNNFDLDIILELNVNEQMKQKAEDDFFANEEEELTFSQNLEEEQPQRKTFSIEPQESAYMLNPKYTYDTYVVGQSNRFSHAASLAVAKAPGKAYNPFFIYGGVGLGKTHLMHAIGHKVQDQHPYLKVIYITAEEFTNHLISSLQNNKINEFREKYRKVDVLLIDDIPFIAGKEKTEEEFFHTFNYLYQFNKQIVITSDRLPKDIPSIQDRLKSRFEWGLSADIQAPDLETRMAILYKKLEPEFQNIPQDVIYYIASQIPGNIRELEGALIKIIAYSSLINQEITINLAKDVIKDIVKNNTKKPISISKIKKSVAEYYNIEYEGLSAKIRTKEIVHARQVAMYLCRELTNFSLPKIGENFGGRDHTTVMHACDKVRNDIKKNTDLKSALNQIKTTLID